One region of Priestia megaterium genomic DNA includes:
- a CDS encoding MFS transporter yields the protein MKSYEVLKNRDFLCLFLSATTSKLGTSFFQIALPLLVYDLTKSPSLMALTFVLEITPQVLFSLLGGALADRISKKYILLIGDILSAILIIIIPLAALINVLDIWIVYVVAFLISAVSAFYHPSFESVIPEILEGENLIQGNSLFKLSETITTFAGPSIAGILIALVGTHNLLYFNFFTYFLSGIFIGLITKKYKSQNPVNSSIMNSIAEGVKYVINTKKILIGTILIFLINVGYGAMEALFMFHLKDNLHLSAQYIGLIFSLQTLGSFVAIYAANKLNKLPRGNIIIYCGVIIGLGQTILTFSNTAVILLIVCRIVIVGSVTLLAINWFTLRQEIVPSALLGRVISSTRMLAFLALPISGMLAGVAAEYISVSLIFISAGILTIVASLIGIKTSLFETQQSIDQPINSSNK from the coding sequence TTGAAATCTTATGAAGTACTAAAGAACAGAGATTTTTTATGCTTATTTTTAAGTGCCACAACAAGTAAGTTGGGCACGTCTTTTTTTCAAATCGCACTGCCTTTATTAGTATATGATTTGACTAAATCACCAAGTTTAATGGCATTAACATTTGTTTTAGAAATTACGCCTCAAGTATTGTTTAGTTTGTTAGGCGGAGCCTTAGCTGATCGTATAAGTAAGAAATACATTTTATTAATAGGTGATATTTTATCAGCCATTTTAATTATTATCATACCTCTTGCAGCTTTAATAAACGTGTTAGATATATGGATTGTATATGTGGTAGCTTTTTTAATATCAGCTGTGAGTGCATTTTATCATCCAAGTTTTGAATCAGTCATACCAGAAATTTTAGAAGGTGAAAATTTAATACAGGGTAACTCTTTATTCAAGTTATCAGAGACAATCACAACCTTTGCAGGCCCTTCAATAGCAGGCATTTTAATTGCTTTGGTTGGAACTCATAACTTATTATATTTTAATTTTTTCACGTATTTTCTTTCTGGAATATTCATTGGCTTAATAACTAAGAAATATAAAAGCCAGAATCCAGTTAATAGTTCTATAATGAATTCAATAGCTGAAGGAGTTAAATACGTTATAAATACTAAAAAGATTTTGATAGGGACTATTCTCATATTCTTAATCAATGTGGGTTATGGTGCTATGGAAGCTTTATTTATGTTTCATCTAAAGGATAATTTACATTTATCGGCACAGTATATTGGTTTAATATTTTCCCTACAAACCTTAGGGTCATTTGTAGCAATTTATGCTGCAAATAAACTAAATAAATTACCACGGGGAAATATAATTATCTATTGTGGTGTAATAATAGGTTTAGGTCAAACTATCCTTACTTTTTCAAACACTGCAGTTATTTTGTTAATAGTCTGTAGAATTGTAATTGTCGGTTCGGTAACATTATTAGCAATTAATTGGTTTACCCTTAGGCAAGAGATTGTGCCATCAGCCTTATTGGGAAGAGTAATTAGTTCAACTCGTATGTTAGCTTTTTTGGCTTTACCGATTAGTGGAATGTTAGCAGGTGTTGCAGCTGAATATATTAGCGTCTCTTTAATTTTTATTTCAGCAGGCATCCTAACGATTGTGGCGTCTTTAATCGGCATTAAGACCTCTCTATTTGAGACCCAACAATCTATAGATCAACCTATTAATAGTAGCAACAAGTAG
- a CDS encoding DUF2269 family protein: MLYRILVYIHVSSVILSIGPFFILLPIVKKLHSSREQEMNAYLITFQSVVRLAKHTGHVLVITGILLVMCGPWTWTTPWIIMTLIFLFCSLFFLARAFSPTLRKYKEEGQNKKELATKLERSIWIYIILLMTMLWFMVGKPTFW, from the coding sequence TTGTTGTACCGTATATTAGTATATATTCATGTTTCTAGTGTCATTTTATCGATTGGTCCTTTTTTTATTCTCTTGCCAATTGTTAAAAAACTACATAGTTCAAGAGAACAAGAAATGAATGCCTATTTGATCACATTTCAATCTGTTGTTAGGCTCGCAAAACATACGGGCCATGTTCTTGTTATCACAGGGATACTCCTCGTTATGTGTGGCCCATGGACGTGGACTACGCCGTGGATTATAATGACACTGATTTTCCTTTTTTGCTCCTTGTTCTTTCTGGCCCGTGCTTTTTCACCAACACTTCGAAAGTACAAGGAGGAAGGACAAAATAAAAAAGAACTGGCAACTAAACTAGAGCGATCTATTTGGATTTATATCATTCTATTAATGACTATGCTTTGGTTTATGGTCGGTAAGCCAACTTTTTGGTGA
- a CDS encoding ASCH domain-containing protein, with protein sequence MSNHEAQNELPPKTCTIDRLVTMPDDVNKVIKGSKTATRRNGRYADVGEIMVLEDQKFVVERVYSQSLGELTDENARQEGYATVEEYKQSILSYHPGMPWLPQMRVWVHEFRLVND encoded by the coding sequence ATGAGTAACCATGAAGCACAAAATGAATTGCCACCAAAAACATGTACAATCGATCGACTTGTAACAATGCCGGATGATGTAAATAAAGTAATCAAAGGCAGCAAAACAGCAACTCGCCGAAATGGAAGATATGCTGATGTAGGAGAGATAATGGTTTTAGAAGATCAAAAATTTGTAGTGGAACGAGTTTATTCTCAATCACTAGGTGAATTAACAGATGAAAATGCTCGCCAGGAAGGCTATGCTACAGTAGAGGAATATAAACAATCTATTTTGTCTTATCATCCTGGGATGCCTTGGCTTCCGCAAATGAGGGTATGGGTGCATGAGTTCAGATTAGTTAACGATTGA